From the genome of Thermoanaerobacterales bacterium, one region includes:
- the dnaG gene encoding DNA primase, with protein sequence MSGRIPEDLVAEVLARADILEVIGEYVRLERKGRNYLGLCPFHQEKTPSFTVTPEKQMFYCFGCGAGGNIFKFIMLKENLTFPESVRWLAERVGVHIPEHAPAQNPEQERAWRANALARDFYRETLEHDPAAQAARDYLDRRGITAATRQRFELGFAPAGWDALLRFLGRHGYTPEDLVRLGLAVRSERGSVYDRFRNRIIFPVHNVRGQVVGFGGRVMDDSQPKYLNSPETPVFAKGRELYGLHLARQSIREQGLAAVVEGYMDVITAHQHGQENVVASLGTALTREQARLLTRYTMDAVIAYDADAAGVAATIRGLDILQDSGCRVRVVSIPDGKDPDDYLRQHGAGEWRSLVDRAASLLEYKLQHALAQTGASTVSQKLVVLRQVLPALRGMNSEVEREEGIQTIARALGLSWETVRGEWQKFAARGIENWPDSDKIAKKLHNMIGKRPPARQKAEAGLLYLMLENPALIDTVRQELGEAFFADAGHQRIFDTLVRRAGEPGFQPALLANYLGENDAALFSGILARERPLGEPRDLIEALRRLRARETKRALLADLAAAERAGDREQVNRLLLAIKELTEGSRERRE encoded by the coding sequence GTGAGCGGGCGCATTCCTGAAGATCTGGTGGCGGAAGTGCTGGCCCGGGCGGACATCCTGGAGGTTATCGGGGAATATGTCCGGCTGGAACGCAAAGGACGCAACTACTTGGGGTTGTGTCCTTTCCACCAGGAGAAGACGCCGTCCTTCACCGTGACGCCGGAGAAACAGATGTTCTACTGTTTCGGCTGCGGGGCGGGGGGCAATATCTTTAAGTTCATAATGCTCAAGGAGAACCTAACGTTCCCCGAGAGCGTGCGCTGGCTGGCGGAGCGCGTGGGGGTGCATATCCCCGAGCACGCGCCTGCTCAAAACCCGGAACAGGAACGGGCCTGGCGGGCGAACGCGCTGGCACGGGACTTCTACCGGGAAACCCTGGAGCACGACCCGGCCGCGCAAGCGGCGCGGGACTACCTTGACCGGCGGGGGATTACGGCGGCCACCCGCCAGCGCTTTGAACTGGGGTTCGCCCCGGCGGGTTGGGACGCGCTGCTCCGGTTTCTCGGCCGTCACGGGTACACGCCCGAGGACCTGGTCCGTCTGGGCCTGGCGGTGCGCAGCGAGCGGGGCTCGGTCTATGACCGCTTCCGAAACCGGATCATCTTCCCGGTGCACAATGTCCGGGGCCAGGTGGTCGGTTTCGGGGGGCGGGTCATGGACGACAGCCAGCCGAAGTACCTGAATTCACCCGAGACACCGGTCTTTGCCAAAGGAAGGGAGCTATACGGCCTGCACCTGGCGCGCCAGAGCATTCGCGAACAGGGGCTGGCGGCGGTGGTCGAAGGCTACATGGATGTGATCACCGCCCACCAGCACGGCCAGGAGAATGTCGTGGCCTCGCTCGGTACGGCGCTGACCAGGGAGCAGGCGCGGCTGCTGACGCGCTATACGATGGACGCGGTGATCGCCTACGACGCCGACGCGGCCGGGGTGGCGGCGACCATCCGCGGCCTGGACATCCTGCAGGATTCCGGCTGCCGGGTGCGGGTGGTGAGTATCCCGGACGGGAAGGACCCCGACGATTACCTGCGGCAGCACGGCGCCGGGGAGTGGCGCAGCCTGGTGGACCGGGCGGCCTCCCTCCTGGAGTACAAGCTCCAGCATGCGCTGGCCCAAACGGGGGCTTCAACGGTCTCGCAGAAGCTCGTGGTGCTGCGGCAGGTGCTGCCGGCCCTGCGGGGAATGAACAGCGAGGTCGAGCGGGAGGAAGGCATCCAAACCATCGCCCGCGCCCTGGGGCTGTCCTGGGAAACCGTTCGTGGCGAATGGCAGAAGTTTGCGGCCCGGGGGATAGAAAATTGGCCAGATTCGGATAAAATTGCTAAAAAGTTGCATAATATGATAGGGAAACGGCCTCCGGCCAGGCAAAAGGCCGAGGCCGGGCTGCTCTACCTGATGCTTGAGAATCCCGCCCTGATTGATACCGTGCGACAAGAGTTGGGCGAAGCTTTCTTCGCCGATGCCGGCCACCAGCGGATTTTCGACACCCTGGTACGGCGGGCGGGTGAACCCGGTTTCCAGCCAGCCCTGCTGGCGAACTACCTGGGAGAAAACGACGCCGCTTTGTTCAGCGGCATTCTGGCCAGGGAGCGGCCCCTGGGAGAGCCGCGGGATCTCATTGAGGCACTTCGCCGCCTGCGGGCCCGGGAAACCAAGCGGGCCCTGCTGGCGGACCTGGCGGCGGCCGAGAGGGCCGGCGACAGGGAACAGGTCAACCGGCTGCTGCTGGCGATCAAGGAGCTTACCGAAGGAAGCCGCGAAAGGAGGGAATAA